In the genome of Verrucomicrobiales bacterium, one region contains:
- a CDS encoding lamin tail domain-containing protein gives MIRNLTFPTLLLTCLLLAPSAPSAVVISEFMASNTKGLVDEDGEFSDWIELHNTGTSTVNLDNWFLTDEAGQLTKWRFPSTNLPPNGYLVVFASSQDRKRAGAPLHTNFRLSNTGEFLALVGPDGRTIQSSFAPAFPPQSDNVSFGLDTGLRQVSLLSSNASVKIQVPADDSLGTNWTQLGFADAVWRSGTLPVGFAVPALDAVPQPGMLSGLAGYWKLDQTNGVDVPDSSPLGNHGSTLGFPGTANPWTNGLSGRALRFRGTTQRAAVRIPSYPKAGAAFSASAWVWADARTTSASVLKNGSTNTGQFHLGLRDTAGDLEILINTTAGRFNVREGVPLTTGQWHHVAFTADGTTLRLFRDGQIIGSQPYSGQFIQTSSNVLSIGAKLNDLGTAVDISAAGGVWNGRIDEVAIWSRGLASEELVAVYQAGIGFGAAPRTDLAGDLFGKRSSAYLRVPFVVSNPQELVRWQLSLRYDDGAKIWINGNEILQRNVPEPLSWDGVAIEPRAGREPITWETLDLDSYRDFFLPGNNLMAIQVVNASAGDHDLLLDATLEASSTVQTTNQWAYFVTPTPERDNRYGNTGLGPIISQVSHTPNVPNDDQDLLVSARITPTLGPVGTVQLRYRTMYSNEVAVLMVDDGQHGDGTKGDLVYGATIPASAAGPGQMIRYAIVATDTSSRTNRLPLFQDRIRNEEYFGTVIFNPAITSALPVMQWFVRSPAAAEGNPGTQCSVFYAGEFYDNARIRIRGGTSISWPKKSYKVELPEEHEFRIHPNVPRVTEFDWNTTYTDKSYVRAQLVSEHQWDAGMPSPEIFPVRLEQNGKFYSVALFTEQPDSAFLRRYGLDDQGSFYKGGPGSNAESDATFEKKTRRWEDKTDLKAFLKGLTLKGAALETFVFDNIDLPAQINYMATVAVVQNIDGSDKNFFLYRDTEGNGEWRMLPWDLDLSFGPDALNTDAVVFDSTIASHPFIGARPYLLHDGKYNLMLEAIVNTPRSRQMLIRRVRTLVDQYLAKPYFQNRIEELYTVLAPDVLLDRAKWKADAHFGGSTYTLRQALDRILNEYLKPRVGFLTGTRIPGILTTNVGSQPYAPTVTFGEMLITPPSGDPEEEYVQVVNRSPYPVDISGWKVAGDVEFTFKPGTVLPTNGIVYLSPKVSKFRARSAGPRGGQALFVQGDYRGQLSARGGSLVLHTETGWELARTNFNGAPSSVQRSVQITEVLPTPLARAGDAFPAEDFEFIELWNSSVSQSADLTQARFTRGLDFAFSGAAAVTLLPNERVILARNPNAFAARYPQVTARVLGPYVGSLENGKEALRLVDSLGEVVFDFEYDVDWYPMVRAHGFTLVRSDETAVDLDLSDPASWRASGRLGGSPGVTDPPAPAVSRVVVSEILSAPSAGGRDAIELLNTGAAPATLAGWFLTDDFREPRKYRIPNNTSLGAGGYLVLDETLFNAQNNGFQLAADGDEIWLFSADPVSGDLTGYYDGFVFGAVEAGVTLGRWMDSLGRAHFAAQSQPTLGSVNREPRVGPVVISEFMSQPMSAWPGAAENWEYVELWNRGDSAVTLNAGAADGNSWRLRGDVDFDLPVSLTLPASSTLLIVGFDPVLDPGALAAFRSWYGVGPEVTIVGPWSGELGNRSGTVTLSRPLPSPATNAIHTLVDRVDYGASLGFLGADGDGASWQRVRAGLSFGNDPASWVAAVASPGRVTDLGQGTAPQLTRVPSSVTAVAFQTVELTAAAAGSAPLYYQWFHEEQPIPGATNAVLRWSSVSPDQFGAYSVRVLNAYGSARSTNAVLTLRLPPFITQQPADRLARVGTNVTFTVGALGSGPLRYQWRFNGVPLEGATGTNLALSSVQLDQQGIYDVEVRDDVGPMLSRAALLTVVLPPQVILSPDSTTVLVGESLRLGVEAEGTAPLTYRWRRGTTVLGSQTNALLVISNSSLANVGNYSVVVGNSAGSVTSRVAVVAVLIDADRDGMADVWESANGFDPALSGDAVSDADGDGVSNRDEYLAGTDPKDRFSYLRFEETRLSREAGDLGVVLSWQAMSNRTYAVWAGGEAGTGAAAWQKRWHFSASPTNTVISLTNRVSSPSAEYYRLQTPRFP, from the coding sequence ATGATTCGTAACCTGACCTTCCCGACGCTGTTGCTCACCTGTCTTCTCTTGGCTCCTTCCGCCCCCTCGGCCGTGGTCATCTCCGAGTTCATGGCGTCCAATACCAAGGGACTAGTCGACGAGGATGGCGAGTTTTCCGATTGGATCGAACTGCACAACACCGGGACATCCACGGTAAATCTGGACAACTGGTTTCTGACGGATGAAGCGGGCCAATTGACCAAATGGCGATTTCCCTCCACCAACCTGCCTCCGAACGGCTACCTGGTCGTGTTTGCGTCCAGTCAGGACCGCAAAAGAGCCGGCGCCCCGTTGCACACCAACTTTCGTCTGAGCAATACCGGCGAGTTTCTCGCGCTGGTTGGCCCGGATGGCCGAACAATCCAAAGCTCCTTCGCCCCGGCATTTCCGCCGCAGTCCGACAATGTGTCCTTTGGATTGGACACCGGTCTTCGACAGGTCTCTCTCCTTTCCTCCAATGCCTCCGTCAAGATTCAGGTGCCCGCCGACGATTCCCTCGGCACGAACTGGACTCAGCTCGGCTTTGCGGATGCCGTCTGGCGATCGGGCACCTTGCCGGTAGGATTTGCCGTCCCCGCGCTGGATGCGGTTCCCCAACCCGGGATGCTCTCTGGACTCGCTGGCTACTGGAAATTGGATCAGACGAATGGCGTCGACGTTCCGGATAGTTCGCCGTTGGGCAATCACGGATCGACTCTCGGTTTTCCGGGCACCGCGAACCCGTGGACCAACGGGCTCAGCGGACGGGCCCTTCGCTTTCGTGGGACCACCCAACGCGCGGCGGTTCGGATTCCGAGTTACCCCAAGGCTGGGGCAGCCTTCTCCGCTTCTGCCTGGGTCTGGGCCGACGCCCGAACCACCTCCGCCAGTGTGCTGAAGAATGGTTCCACCAACACTGGACAGTTTCATTTGGGACTTCGCGATACCGCCGGCGATCTCGAGATCCTGATCAATACCACGGCGGGACGATTCAACGTTCGGGAGGGCGTCCCACTGACCACCGGACAGTGGCATCATGTGGCCTTCACCGCCGATGGCACCACACTGCGGTTGTTTCGTGACGGCCAAATCATCGGGAGCCAGCCTTATTCCGGTCAGTTCATCCAAACCTCATCCAATGTGTTGAGCATTGGTGCTAAGCTGAATGATTTGGGTACAGCAGTCGACATCTCGGCGGCCGGAGGTGTTTGGAATGGTAGGATCGACGAAGTTGCCATCTGGAGTCGAGGCCTCGCCTCCGAGGAACTGGTGGCCGTCTACCAGGCCGGCATTGGCTTCGGGGCGGCGCCGCGCACGGACTTGGCCGGCGATCTGTTCGGGAAGCGGTCGAGTGCCTACTTGCGCGTTCCGTTCGTGGTGAGTAACCCGCAGGAGCTCGTCAGATGGCAGCTGTCCCTGCGTTACGACGATGGCGCCAAGATCTGGATCAACGGCAATGAGATCCTCCAGCGCAACGTCCCCGAACCTTTGAGCTGGGACGGGGTGGCCATCGAACCGCGTGCGGGGCGGGAGCCGATCACCTGGGAAACCCTCGACCTGGATAGCTACCGCGACTTTTTTCTGCCCGGCAACAACCTCATGGCTATTCAGGTCGTGAATGCCTCAGCTGGGGATCACGACCTGTTACTGGACGCGACCTTGGAAGCCTCGTCGACCGTGCAAACCACCAATCAGTGGGCCTATTTCGTGACGCCTACGCCCGAACGCGACAATCGCTACGGGAATACCGGACTCGGGCCCATCATCAGCCAGGTTTCCCACACACCCAATGTTCCGAACGACGATCAAGATCTATTGGTTTCCGCGCGCATTACTCCGACCCTGGGGCCGGTTGGCACCGTGCAGCTTCGTTACCGGACCATGTATTCCAACGAGGTCGCGGTCCTCATGGTCGACGATGGACAGCATGGCGACGGAACCAAGGGGGATCTGGTCTATGGTGCGACGATTCCCGCCTCGGCAGCCGGCCCCGGCCAGATGATCCGTTATGCGATCGTGGCGACGGACACCTCATCGCGAACCAATCGGCTCCCGCTGTTTCAGGATAGAATTCGCAACGAAGAGTATTTTGGCACCGTGATTTTCAACCCGGCGATCACCAGCGCGTTGCCGGTGATGCAATGGTTTGTTCGCTCGCCGGCGGCAGCGGAAGGGAATCCGGGGACCCAATGCTCGGTGTTTTACGCCGGAGAGTTTTACGACAACGCCCGGATCCGGATCCGGGGTGGAACATCGATCAGCTGGCCGAAAAAAAGCTATAAGGTGGAGCTGCCCGAAGAGCATGAGTTTCGCATCCACCCCAACGTCCCACGGGTGACGGAATTTGATTGGAACACCACCTACACCGATAAATCCTACGTGCGAGCCCAGCTGGTTTCCGAACATCAATGGGACGCCGGCATGCCTTCCCCGGAGATTTTCCCCGTCCGTCTGGAACAAAATGGAAAGTTCTATAGTGTCGCACTCTTTACTGAACAGCCCGACTCTGCCTTTCTTCGTCGGTATGGGCTGGATGATCAAGGGTCCTTCTACAAGGGCGGTCCTGGGTCGAATGCTGAGTCGGATGCCACGTTTGAGAAAAAGACCCGCAGGTGGGAGGACAAGACCGACCTCAAGGCGTTTTTGAAAGGTCTCACCCTGAAAGGTGCGGCGCTGGAGACCTTTGTCTTCGACAACATCGATCTGCCCGCGCAGATCAACTACATGGCCACGGTGGCCGTGGTGCAGAACATCGATGGCAGCGACAAGAACTTCTTTCTCTACCGGGACACCGAGGGGAATGGCGAATGGCGCATGCTGCCCTGGGATTTGGACTTGTCCTTTGGACCGGATGCCTTGAATACCGACGCGGTCGTGTTCGATTCCACCATTGCTAGCCATCCCTTTATCGGAGCCCGGCCCTACCTGCTCCATGATGGCAAGTACAACCTGATGCTCGAGGCGATTGTGAACACCCCGCGGAGTCGACAAATGTTGATCCGGCGGGTGCGGACCTTGGTGGATCAGTACCTTGCCAAGCCTTACTTTCAGAATCGCATTGAGGAACTTTATACCGTGTTGGCTCCTGACGTGTTGCTCGATCGAGCTAAGTGGAAGGCCGATGCCCATTTCGGAGGCAGCACTTACACCCTGCGGCAAGCCCTAGATCGAATCCTGAATGAATACCTCAAGCCCCGGGTCGGATTCCTCACCGGCACCCGGATTCCGGGCATTCTGACGACCAACGTCGGCAGTCAGCCGTACGCGCCCACCGTAACGTTCGGGGAAATGCTCATCACTCCGCCCTCGGGGGATCCTGAGGAGGAGTACGTGCAGGTGGTGAATCGGAGTCCATACCCTGTGGACATCTCGGGATGGAAGGTGGCGGGCGATGTGGAGTTCACGTTCAAGCCGGGTACGGTCCTCCCCACCAACGGCATCGTCTATCTGAGTCCCAAGGTCTCTAAGTTTCGAGCCCGATCTGCCGGTCCCCGCGGCGGTCAAGCCCTGTTCGTACAGGGTGATTACCGGGGTCAGCTGTCGGCCCGCGGCGGCTCCTTGGTTCTGCACACCGAAACCGGTTGGGAGCTGGCCCGAACCAATTTCAATGGTGCGCCCAGCAGTGTCCAACGATCCGTTCAAATCACTGAAGTGCTTCCGACGCCGCTCGCTCGGGCGGGCGATGCCTTTCCTGCCGAGGACTTTGAATTCATTGAACTCTGGAACTCCTCCGTTTCCCAGTCCGCCGATCTCACTCAAGCTCGCTTCACCCGTGGGCTTGATTTCGCGTTCTCTGGGGCGGCTGCGGTGACACTGTTGCCGAACGAACGGGTAATCCTGGCGCGCAACCCCAACGCCTTCGCCGCGCGCTATCCGCAGGTCACCGCCCGCGTGCTGGGACCCTATGTGGGCTCGCTGGAGAATGGGAAAGAGGCCCTTCGCCTGGTGGATTCGTTGGGAGAAGTGGTCTTCGATTTTGAGTATGACGTGGACTGGTATCCCATGGTGCGAGCCCATGGCTTCACGCTGGTTCGCAGCGACGAGACCGCGGTGGATCTTGATCTGTCCGATCCTGCATCCTGGCGCGCCAGTGGTCGGTTGGGAGGTTCTCCCGGCGTCACCGATCCTCCGGCACCCGCGGTGTCGAGAGTTGTGGTGAGCGAGATTTTGAGCGCTCCATCGGCGGGAGGGCGGGACGCCATCGAGCTGCTCAATACCGGGGCGGCACCCGCCACTCTGGCCGGGTGGTTCCTTACCGACGACTTCCGCGAGCCCAGGAAGTACCGCATTCCGAACAACACCTCCTTGGGGGCAGGGGGGTATTTGGTTTTGGACGAAACACTCTTCAACGCCCAGAACAATGGCTTCCAGTTGGCGGCGGATGGTGACGAAATCTGGCTATTCAGCGCCGATCCGGTTTCAGGAGACCTGACCGGCTATTACGACGGCTTTGTGTTCGGCGCGGTGGAAGCCGGGGTCACGCTGGGACGCTGGATGGATTCCCTGGGGCGTGCCCACTTCGCCGCTCAATCGCAGCCCACCCTGGGCTCGGTGAATCGCGAGCCGCGGGTCGGGCCCGTGGTTATCTCCGAGTTCATGTCGCAGCCGATGTCCGCCTGGCCGGGGGCGGCTGAGAATTGGGAGTATGTGGAATTGTGGAACCGAGGTGATTCGGCGGTGACCTTGAACGCTGGCGCGGCGGATGGCAATTCCTGGAGGCTGCGCGGGGATGTGGATTTTGACCTTCCTGTCAGCCTTACCCTTCCGGCCAGTTCCACGCTGCTCATTGTGGGTTTTGACCCGGTGCTCGATCCCGGAGCCTTGGCGGCCTTTCGTTCGTGGTATGGGGTCGGACCCGAGGTGACCATTGTGGGTCCCTGGTCCGGCGAATTGGGCAACCGATCAGGCACAGTCACCCTGTCGCGTCCGCTGCCTAGTCCGGCCACCAATGCCATTCATACCCTGGTCGATCGAGTGGACTATGGAGCATCGTTGGGTTTTCTGGGAGCGGATGGGGATGGAGCTTCCTGGCAGCGCGTGAGAGCTGGGCTTTCCTTTGGTAACGATCCCGCCTCGTGGGTGGCTGCCGTTGCATCTCCGGGCCGGGTTACCGACCTCGGGCAGGGGACGGCACCGCAACTCACGCGCGTTCCATCATCTGTGACCGCGGTTGCCTTCCAGACTGTGGAATTGACCGCGGCGGCTGCGGGCAGCGCGCCTCTCTACTATCAGTGGTTTCACGAGGAACAACCCATTCCGGGCGCAACCAACGCGGTCTTGCGGTGGTCCTCGGTGTCGCCGGACCAGTTTGGAGCCTACAGCGTTCGCGTACTGAACGCCTATGGCTCGGCTCGCAGTACCAATGCGGTTCTCACCCTGCGCTTGCCCCCGTTTATCACCCAACAGCCGGCGGACCGCTTGGCCCGGGTGGGAACGAATGTAACGTTTACCGTGGGGGCTCTGGGCAGTGGGCCGTTGCGCTACCAATGGCGATTCAACGGGGTTCCTTTGGAGGGTGCCACTGGAACCAATCTGGCCCTGTCGTCTGTTCAGTTGGACCAGCAGGGAATTTACGACGTTGAAGTCCGCGACGATGTGGGACCCATGTTGAGTCGTGCTGCGCTGCTCACGGTGGTGCTCCCACCTCAGGTGATCCTCTCCCCGGACAGTACCACGGTGCTGGTGGGGGAGAGCCTTCGACTGGGGGTGGAAGCTGAGGGTACAGCACCTTTAACCTATCGCTGGCGTCGAGGAACCACCGTGCTCGGTTCGCAAACCAATGCTTTGCTGGTTATCAGCAACAGCAGCTTGGCCAACGTCGGGAACTACAGCGTGGTGGTGGGGAATTCCGCGGGCTCGGTTACCAGCCGAGTGGCGGTGGTTGCCGTGTTGATTGATGCGGATCGTGACGGCATGGCGGACGTTTGGGAGTCAGCCAACGGATTTGATCCTGCGCTGTCAGGGGACGCGGTTTCCGACGCGGATGGCGACGGCGTTAGCAACCGGGACGAGTATTTGGCCGGGACCGATCCAAAGGATCGCTTCAGCTATCTGCGGTTTGAGGAGACTCGGTTAAGTCGGGAGGCCGGCGATCTCGGGGTCGTGTTATCCTGGCAAGCGATGTCGAATCGCACCTACGCAGTGTGGGCGGGTGGCGAGGCGGGGACCGGTGCGGCCGCGTGGCAGAAGCGTTGGCATTTCAGTGCCAGTCCGACCAATACCGTCATCAGCCTGACCAACCGAGTCAGTTCGCCGAGCGCGGAGTATTATCGACTCCAGACCCCACGTTTCCCTTAG